One window of Dendropsophus ebraccatus isolate aDenEbr1 chromosome 13, aDenEbr1.pat, whole genome shotgun sequence genomic DNA carries:
- the LOC138770409 gene encoding prolactin-releasing peptide receptor-like: MVPSGSLVLVSSAYFEDERLKQEWKCIETIGSLRTMSTQLSNESMKNASASQSFSGLDFLFDMKPLFIPLYALLVTVACLGNSVLILLIAFTKKLHNTTNFLIGNLAAADLVMCIFCVPLTASYAFEIRGWLFGEFMCHFVPLMQAATVFVSVLSLTAIAIDRYVVVVYPIRRRIGCKSCIYIVTVIWMVSIGVSLPTSMHTHYLDLKNVGHNMIICEEFWKHQERQRLLYSCTMLLLSYMLPLSAVSVSYCAIAYHLRRRNVPGAATHNQDKWSKKKQKTFRMLIISVMAFAICWLPLQVVNLIRDIDEEFTILDKNYINVIQVTCHLIAMSSACYNPFIYASLHDKFRFHLRNYFYHHKKRASTLSSKNSRLNTCSTLADVPMVLSDKMALQGRFSFN, encoded by the exons ATGGTTCCTTCTGGTTCTTTGGTGCTAGTTTCTTCTGCTTACTTTGAAGATGAGAGGTTGAAGCAAGAGTGG aAATGCATCGAGACCATCGGAAGCTTGAGAACAATGTCCACCCAGTTATCTAATGAGTCTATGAAGAATGCATCGGCCTCGCAGTCATTCTCCGGCCTGGATTTCCTCTTTGATATGAAGCCCCTGTTTATTCCTTTGTATGCCTTGCTGGTGACTGTGGCTTGCCTAGGCAACAGTGTTCTAATCCTACTCATTGCCTTCACCAAGAAGCTTCACAACACTACCAATTTCCTTATCGGGAACCTGGCGGCGGCCGATCTGGTCATGTGCATCTTCTGCGTGCCGCTGACGGCGTCCTATGCCTTTGAAATCCGGGGTTGGCTCTTCGGAGAATTCATGTGCCACTTTGTCCCTTTAATGCAAGCCGCAACCGTTTTTGTGTCTGTGCTATCGCTGACGGCTATCGCAATAGACCGATATGTTGTGGTTGTCTATCCTATTCGAAGAAGAATAGGCTGTAAGTCATGCATTTACATTGTGACAGTTATCTGGATGGTTTCCATTGGCGTTTCTCTACCAACATCCATGCATACCCATTACCTGGACCTCAAGAATGTTGGCCACAACATGATCATTTGTGAGGAGTTTTGGAAACACCAAGAAAGACAAAGGCTCCTCTATTCGTGTACGATGCTCCTTTTGTCCTACATGCTCCCACTGTCCGCCGTTTCGGTTTCTTATTGTGCCATTGCCTATCACCTTAGGAGGAGGAACGTCCCAGGGGCAGCGACCCACAATCAAGATAAATGGTCCAAAAAGAAGCAGAAGACGTTCCGTATGCTCATCATATCAGTCATGGCTTTTGCCATATGTTGGTTGCCTCTGCAGGTGGTCAACCTCATCCGGGATATCGATGAAGAGTTCACTATTTTAGATAAGAATTACATCAATGTCATTCAGGTGACCTGCCATCTTATTGCAATGAGCTCCGCCTGCTACAACCCCTTCATTTATGCCTCACTGCATGATAAATTCCGTTTTCACCTCCGAAATTACTTCTACCACCATAAGAAGAGGGCCAGCACCTTGTCCAGCAAGAACTCAAGACTCAACACTTGCTCCACCCTAGCTGATGTTCCCATGGTCCTGTCCGACAAGATGGCTCTTCAAGGAAGATTCTCTTTCAACTAG